Proteins from one Parasteatoda tepidariorum isolate YZ-2023 chromosome 4, CAS_Ptep_4.0, whole genome shotgun sequence genomic window:
- the LOC107457231 gene encoding phospholipid hydroperoxide glutathione peroxidase-like isoform X5: MATGNADWKSAKSIYDFSAIDIDGNEVSLEKYRGHVALIVNVASKUGLTSQNYSQLQALYEKYGESNGLRILGFPCNQFGGQEPGTEADIKEFVKKYNVQFDMFSKIDVNGKNTHPLFSFLKKKQGGTLGDFIKWNFSKFLIDKNGQPVKRYAPNFEPNAIEPDLLKYFSA, translated from the exons ATG gCAACTGGAAATGCTGACTGGAAGTCTGCAAAGTCCATCTATGACTTTTCAGCTATAGATATTGATGGGAATGAAGTGTCTCTAGAGAAATATAG aggTCACGTTGCCCTAATTGTGAATGTTGCCTCCAAGTGAGGTTTGACATCCCAAAATTACTCACAGCTGCAGGCTCTCTATGAAAAATATGGAGAATCTAATGGCTTGAGGATTTTGGGATTTCCCTGCAATCAGTTTGGTGGTCAG gAACCAGGAACTGAGGCAGATATTaaagaatttgttaaaaagtataatgttCAGTTTGACATGTTTAGCAAAATTGATGTGAATGGTAAAAATACCCACccactcttttcttttttgaagaagaagCAAGGGGGAACCCTAGGAGA CTTCATTAAATGGAActtctctaaatttttaattgataagaaTGGCCAACCAGTTAAAAGATATGCTccaaattttgaaccaaat